Genomic DNA from Halorussus rarus:
GTCCCGGCCCAGCGCCAGCACGGCGTGCTCAACGGGCTGTTCCACGAGGACGGCGCGGTCTGGAGCCTCGACGACGCCCGGGCCATCAAGGCCATGTCGGGCGACCCCTCGTTCGACGGCGAGGAGCGCCAGCAGTGGCCCGAGTGGGCCGCCGCGGTGAAGGACGGGTCGTAGCCGGCGCCCTCCCGGTGTACCTCACGAAAACGCCGCCCTGGCCGTCAGCCGGCTGATATTGGCCCCGGCTCTCGCGCGGGAAAGCTCACGTTGACGTCCGGCACGGCCTCGGCGACCGACTGCCGGGCGTCCCAGTACCGCTCGGCCAGCGAGAACCCGAGGGAGTTGCGCGCCCACCAGCTCTTCCGGTCGAGCATCGTCCACGGGTTCGTCGTCGCCGCGACCGACGCGTCCCAGCCCTCGGCGTGCCAGCGGTCCACCGCCTCGCAGTAGTTCCGCAGTCGGACGCGCGAGCCGGATTCGGTCGTCGGCGCGTACTGGTGCCACGGCTCGACCACGTGGAGCTTGACGTGCGACCCGTTCATCGGCAGAGTGGCCGGCGTCCCCGTCTCCTTGATGTAGTGGTACACCGAGAAGACGACACGCCGGACTTCGCCGGTCCGCTCGTCGACCAGCACGTACACCGGCTCGTGGTCGTCGGCGTGGCTGTCCACCGGCGTCACGCCCTCCTGGTGGCTGTACCGCAGGAAGTAGACGTAGACGTCGGTCGGGTGCTCGGGCGAGGAGAAGATGCCGGCGTAACTGGCGGTCGGGCGGACCGCGAGGTGGTCGACGTCGGTCTCGGGCTGGTAGGCCTTCAGCCGGGACTCGTCGTACTCGCAGGAGACGCCCGACTGGTCGGCGGCGAGCGCCGGCGCGCCGACGACTGTCGCGGGTAGCAGCGCCGCGAGTAGGAGCGTCGCGAGCAGCGGCGCCGCGAGGGTGACGGTGGCGGTGCGCATCCGGTCGCGGGAGCTAGCGGACTCACGGTGTTAAGTGGGTCGGCGAGTCCGCCGCGAACGGACCGGCGGCTCGGGGGAAGCGTCGGACACACCGCTCCCCGTCGCGGAATCGCGGAGAAGCGAGCCCACCCCGGTTCCGGCCTGTCCGGCCGAGCGCTCGCGCCCCGTCAGGCTGCGGCTCGCGCGCCGCCCTGGTCGGGCGCGACGCCGGCGGTTACTTGAACCGGAACGTCTCGAGGTTCTTGGGCGCGAACGTCCGCATGTTGAAGTCGTGGTAGAGCGACGACGAGAGGTCCTGGACGCTCGACTCGTCGCCGTGGACGCACAGCACCTTCTCGGGCCGTGGGTTCATCGTCTTCACGAAGTTCATCAGGCCCTGGCGGTCGGCGTGGCCGGAGAAGCCGTCGACCGTCTCGACGTCGAGCTTGAGCGAGAGCTTCCCGTTGCGGCCGCGGCCGCCGCCGCGGTTCATCGGGATCTCGTCCCAGCCGTTCTGGATGCGCCGGCCCAGCGTCCCCTGGGCCTGGTAGCCGACGAACACCATCCGGCTGTCCGGGTCGGGGCCGACGTGCTCGAGCCACGACATGATGGGGCCGCCGGTGACCATGCCGGAGGTCGAGAGGATGATGCACTGGTCGCCGTCGGCGACGTCGCGGCGCTCCTCCTCGCCGCCGTCGATGTGGTTGAACTGGTCGGCGAGGAACGGGTTCTCGTCCTCGTGGAAGATGCGGTCACGGAGGTCGTCCCGGAGGTACTCGGGGTAGGTCGTGTGGATGGCGGTCGCCTCCCAGATCATGCCGTCTAAGTGGACCGGCATCTCGGGAATGTCGCCGTTGCGCATCGCCTCCTCGATGACCAGCATCATCTCCTGGGACCGACCCACAGCGAACGCCGGGATGAGGACCTTCCCGCCCTTCTCGTAGGTCTCGTTGATGACCTTTCTGAGCTTGCGCTCGGAGTCCTCCTGGTCGGTCTGGTAGTCGTTGCGACCGCCGTAGGTCGACTCCAGGACGAGGGTCTCGACCCGCGGGAAGTCGTTGACCGCGCCGTTGAACAGCCGGGTGTCGTCGTAGTGGATGTCGCCGCTGAACGCGACGTTGTACAGGCCGTCGCCGATGTGGAAGTGCGACACCGCGGAGCCGAGGATGTGGCCCGCGTTGTGGAGGGTCAGCTTCACGTCGGGCGCGATGTCGGTGACGTCGCCGTACTCCAGCGGGATGGTGTGCTTGATGGCCTCCCGGACCATCTCGGACTCGTACGGCGGCGCGCGGCCCTCCTTGGCCGCGACGTCGAGGTAGTCGAGCTGGAGCAGGCCCATCAGGTCCCGGGTGGGCTCGGTGGTGTAGATGGGGCCGTCGTAGCCGTACTTGAACAGCAGCGGGATGAGCGCCGAGTGGTCGAGGTGGGCGTGGGTCAGCACTACCGCGTCGATGGTGTTGGCGCCCGCGCCCAGCGCCTCCTCGACCTGGAGGTACGGCACCTCGTCCTCGGCGCCCGGCTTGTCGCCGCAGTCGATGAGGATGCGGGTCTCGGGCGTCGAGAGGATGAACGAGGCCCGGCCGACCTCCCGGCAGCAGCCGAGCGTGGTGATCCGGACGTACTCGTCGTCGGACATCTCCTCGCGGTGGATCTGGCGGCCCACCTTCTCGAGGATGTCCCGGCGCTCGTCGCGCTCCTGCTTGAGGAAGTTCCGGACGTTCGAGACCGTCGAGGACTCGATGGGCGGGGTCCGGACGACCTCGGGCGTCCAACCGACCTCCTGGGTAATCTCCCGGAGGGTCGAGCCGTGCTTGCCGATGACCATCCCGGGCTTCTCGGCCTCGATGACGACCTCGCCCGTGTCGGCGTGGAAGTCGAGGTCGGTCACGCCCGCCTCCTCCGGGATGACGTCGAGCACGTCCTCGCGGGCGTCCTCGGGTCGGGACAGCACGTCCGGGTCGGGCCGGACCGTGATGCGCTTGCGGAGCTGGCTCGCCAACTGCCGGATGAGGTCGCCGTTCCGGGCGAACTTCTTGGGGTCGCGCGTGTACACGACCAGTTCCGGGCCCTCGTACTTCACGTCCGACACCGAGATGTCGCTCGGTAACTCGCTCGTAATCTCTGCTCGCAGGTCCTCGAGTTGCTGGTCTACTTTACTCATAGTGAAAAAGTCGTTCCGTCTGTCCGTGCTGACCCCTTGGCGGTCCCGAGGCGCCGACCGGCCGCGCGCCACTGCTGGCGAATCGCTCGGTGACGAGCGTCGAACCGGTCGGAGTGGCATCAGGACTACGATGCAGAGTACAGCACAGCATAGATCTCGCTTCTCCGCGGGGTGTTGGAACTCGCACTCTGCGAGTCGCCCTCGCCCCCGGCGACACCGGGGCGGACCGGACGCTCACTCGGGGACGCAGGAAAACCCGCTTAATCGGCATTAGTCCCCGGGGTTATAAAAGCCTTCTCAAAAATCCGCAGAACCAAACCGCTGGAACCCCTGGTCGGGTCCATGCGACTGACTCGCGACCGCGTCGCCGAGGAGTACGAGTGGGTCCGCGGTCGGGCCGACGCGGTGGTCCCCCTCATCAACGACGTCCGGGCGGACCTCGGCGACCTGTTCGAGACCGACGTCGACGAGGTGACCCCGGACGACTACCGCCGGGAGGTCGACGCCGTCTTCGCCGACGGCGACCGCGCGGTCAACGTCGCCGCGATGGTGGCCATCCTCCGGGACCTGGACGTCGAGGGCGACTACCCGGGGTTCGTGGTGGACGAACTCCTCGGCCGGGAGCTCGCCGGGACCATCGCCGGCGGGCAGCCCCTCCGCCTGCTCGGCGAGGCGACGTTCCACTACGCGGACGTGACGACCCACGGCGACCCCGAGGACCCCGCGGGCGCCGATGACCTCGACGCCGCCCTCGCGGCCGGGTTCCAGACGCGACTGCCGGGCTGGGACTGGACCGAGAGCGAGAGTCCGTTCGCGGTCGGAGAGGGGCTGGATTCATCCGTAGAGGAACACGAGTAGACCATTAGCAGACGCTCGGTGACACTAACCACCGGCAAACGCTCCGTGACCCAAGGACGGTCTGGGTGGACCGAAAGGGGCCGGCCGGTCGCGTACACTTTAGGCGTCTCAGCGACCCCTATCGGAGCCGGGCGTTGCGGAGAGGCTCCGATATGTCGCTGAGCGCCCGTCTCGTGAGCGTAGCGAACGAGACCTCGGAAGACGCAGCCCGCGCAGCGTAGCGAGCAGGAACGTCTTCCGGTGGCGACCGGCCGGGGGCTTTCTAAACCGAGTCCTTCCAGTCTTGTCAGCTGCTGTCGTTGGCTGTCACTCCTCCGAATCGTCCGACACCTCGTCGCCCTCCCACCCCTCGACGTACACCCGTCCCTCGTCCACG
This window encodes:
- a CDS encoding beta-CASP ribonuclease aCPSF1, whose amino-acid sequence is MSKVDQQLEDLRAEITSELPSDISVSDVKYEGPELVVYTRDPKKFARNGDLIRQLASQLRKRITVRPDPDVLSRPEDAREDVLDVIPEEAGVTDLDFHADTGEVVIEAEKPGMVIGKHGSTLREITQEVGWTPEVVRTPPIESSTVSNVRNFLKQERDERRDILEKVGRQIHREEMSDDEYVRITTLGCCREVGRASFILSTPETRILIDCGDKPGAEDEVPYLQVEEALGAGANTIDAVVLTHAHLDHSALIPLLFKYGYDGPIYTTEPTRDLMGLLQLDYLDVAAKEGRAPPYESEMVREAIKHTIPLEYGDVTDIAPDVKLTLHNAGHILGSAVSHFHIGDGLYNVAFSGDIHYDDTRLFNGAVNDFPRVETLVLESTYGGRNDYQTDQEDSERKLRKVINETYEKGGKVLIPAFAVGRSQEMMLVIEEAMRNGDIPEMPVHLDGMIWEATAIHTTYPEYLRDDLRDRIFHEDENPFLADQFNHIDGGEEERRDVADGDQCIILSTSGMVTGGPIMSWLEHVGPDPDSRMVFVGYQAQGTLGRRIQNGWDEIPMNRGGGRGRNGKLSLKLDVETVDGFSGHADRQGLMNFVKTMNPRPEKVLCVHGDESSVQDLSSSLYHDFNMRTFAPKNLETFRFK